A section of the Streptomyces sp. Je 1-369 genome encodes:
- a CDS encoding DUF4142 domain-containing protein: MRRVNGTALIIAALVATLGAIAFPVWSYADRSGTGPANLAAGSVATQWGPLSAADRDLLVKVRLAGLWEIPAGQQAVERAPTEAVKEAGDHLIVGHTDLDKRTRAVAAQLSVELPNQPTDQQQGWLDELSAASGETYQRKFANLLRVSHGKVFSVIAQVRDSTRNSLIRQLATDSNQTVLDHITMLEATGLVDFDGIANGAAATATASPTGPPPPSGAVPPAPAPAGPSGDVSTTSRPSPGPPGEVDTGRPEPQM, from the coding sequence TTGCGGCGCGTCAACGGCACGGCTCTGATCATCGCGGCACTCGTCGCCACACTGGGGGCCATCGCGTTCCCCGTGTGGTCCTACGCCGACCGGTCCGGCACCGGGCCCGCCAATCTGGCCGCCGGGTCCGTGGCCACGCAGTGGGGGCCGCTCTCCGCGGCCGACCGGGACCTGCTCGTGAAGGTGCGGCTCGCCGGGCTGTGGGAGATACCCGCGGGGCAGCAGGCCGTCGAGCGTGCGCCGACCGAGGCCGTCAAGGAGGCGGGCGACCACCTCATCGTCGGGCACACCGACCTCGACAAGCGGACGCGCGCCGTGGCCGCGCAGCTGAGCGTCGAGCTGCCCAACCAGCCCACCGATCAGCAGCAGGGGTGGCTGGACGAACTGTCGGCGGCGAGCGGCGAAACGTACCAGCGGAAGTTCGCCAACCTGCTGCGCGTCTCGCACGGGAAGGTCTTCAGCGTCATCGCGCAGGTCCGCGACAGCACCCGCAACTCCCTGATCCGGCAGCTCGCCACGGACTCCAACCAGACCGTCCTCGACCACATCACGATGCTGGAGGCCACCGGGCTCGTCGACTTCGACGGGATCGCGAACGGTGCCGCGGCGACCGCGACCGCCAGCCCCACCGGCCCTCCCCCACCCTCCGGAGCCGTTCCCCCGGCGCCCGCGCCCGCCGGGCCGAGCGGCGATGTCTCCACCACGTCGAGGCCCTCGCCGGGGCCGCCCGGGGAGGTCGACACCGGTCGGCCGGAACCTCAAATGTAG
- a CDS encoding RNHCP domain-containing protein — protein MSRNTSRRARTEARAQSFRCLQCGLDVPMTAPGTDHRNHCPNCLWSRHLDDTPGDRAADCGARMEPLAISVRGDGEWVLVHRCTHCGVLHANRTAGDDNALPLTRLAVRPLAQPPFPLERLAAL, from the coding sequence ATGTCCCGCAACACCTCTCGGCGGGCCCGCACTGAAGCGCGCGCCCAGTCCTTCCGCTGCCTTCAGTGCGGTCTCGACGTCCCGATGACCGCACCGGGCACCGACCACCGCAATCACTGCCCGAACTGCCTGTGGAGCCGTCACCTCGACGACACCCCGGGCGACCGGGCCGCCGACTGCGGTGCCCGGATGGAACCCCTCGCCATCTCCGTCCGCGGAGACGGCGAATGGGTCCTCGTCCACCGCTGCACCCACTGCGGCGTCCTGCACGCCAACCGCACGGCCGGTGACGACAACGCGCTGCCGCTGACGCGGCTCGCGGTGCGTCCGCTCGCCCAGCCGCCGTTCCCGTTGGAGCGCCTGGCCGCGCTGTGA
- a CDS encoding ATP-binding cassette domain-containing protein → MERDLAVRLDGVGRRYGVGGTWVLRGVDLGIRTGSLIRVDGANGTGKSTLLRLLAGIDAPSEGRVSGRPRTAFVPERFPAALPFTALGYLTHMGRVHGLGAGAARRRATEWLELFGAAAYGRTPLSELSKGSSQKVAVAQALLAEPDLLVLDEAWTGLDAPARSALDRAVADRTAAGGSVVFVDHDPRRLRGVADETYAVVGTALDRRTAEDTSASDPDDWDGPLVLVEVQGPPGAELPESVGAAAVQTLADTADGTLRLRVAQPHSDRVLRELLVARPPWHVVAVSAVSEVGQGEARGAGRGEGRGEEL, encoded by the coding sequence ATGGAACGTGATCTTGCGGTGCGGCTCGACGGGGTGGGCCGCCGCTACGGCGTGGGCGGCACGTGGGTGCTGCGCGGTGTCGACCTCGGCATACGGACGGGCTCCCTGATACGCGTCGATGGGGCCAACGGCACGGGGAAGTCAACCCTGTTGCGGCTGCTCGCCGGCATCGACGCGCCCTCCGAGGGGCGGGTGTCCGGGCGCCCGCGCACGGCGTTCGTCCCCGAGAGATTCCCCGCCGCCCTGCCGTTCACCGCCCTCGGCTACCTCACGCACATGGGCCGCGTGCACGGCCTCGGGGCCGGGGCGGCGCGGCGGCGCGCGACCGAGTGGCTGGAGCTGTTCGGCGCCGCCGCATACGGGCGTACGCCGTTGTCGGAGCTCTCCAAGGGCAGCAGCCAGAAGGTCGCCGTGGCGCAGGCGCTGCTGGCCGAGCCCGATCTGCTGGTCCTCGACGAGGCGTGGACGGGCCTGGACGCGCCCGCCCGCTCCGCCCTCGACCGCGCGGTGGCCGACCGTACGGCGGCGGGCGGTTCCGTGGTCTTCGTCGACCACGACCCGCGCCGGCTCCGGGGGGTGGCGGACGAGACGTACGCGGTGGTCGGCACGGCGCTGGATCGCCGTACGGCGGAGGACACTTCCGCTTCGGACCCGGATGACTGGGACGGGCCTCTCGTTCTGGTCGAGGTTCAAGGGCCGCCCGGTGCGGAGCTGCCGGAGTCGGTGGGGGCCGCGGCTGTGCAGACCCTCGCTGATACGGCCGACGGCACGTTGCGGTTGCGTGTGGCCCAGCCGCACTCGGATCGTGTCCTGCGGGAGCTGCTGGTGGCGCGGCCGCCCTGGCATGTGGTGGCGGTGAGCGCGGTGTCCGAAGTGGGCCAGGGGGAAGCGCGGGGCGCAGGTCGTGGCGAAGGGCGCGGTGAGGAGCTGTGA
- a CDS encoding polysaccharide deacetylase family protein, whose translation MITLVRRCAALCALGTLTAALAGCAGDTATSPGDADRPARPPASAAAPLPSAPPTLAPGPSGLTPVFENGPRARGRTVALTFDADMTADQGPRAAAGERFDNPALVATLRRLKVPATFFMTGRWAEEYPAQAKAIGRDPLFEVANHSYSHHAFTGRCYGLPTVPAARMRADMERAFTAFRAAGVEHPVPYFRFPGGCYDRRALRALAPGGVTAVQWDVVSGDAFATDPSAVARQVLDGVRPGSVVVMHCTRSAAPATERALRTVIPKLRERGYRFVRVSEQIRAAGGAGTRG comes from the coding sequence GTGATCACTCTCGTACGGAGATGCGCCGCGCTCTGCGCCCTCGGCACCCTGACCGCCGCCCTCGCCGGATGCGCCGGTGACACCGCCACGTCGCCCGGTGACGCGGACCGTCCCGCCCGCCCCCCGGCGAGCGCCGCCGCCCCCCTGCCGTCCGCCCCGCCCACGCTGGCGCCCGGCCCGTCCGGCCTGACGCCCGTGTTCGAGAACGGGCCCCGGGCCCGCGGCCGCACCGTCGCCCTCACCTTCGACGCCGACATGACCGCGGACCAGGGGCCGCGCGCGGCGGCCGGTGAACGGTTCGACAACCCCGCGCTGGTCGCCACGTTGCGGCGGCTCAAGGTGCCCGCGACGTTCTTCATGACGGGGCGGTGGGCCGAGGAGTACCCGGCGCAGGCCAAGGCCATCGGACGCGACCCGCTCTTCGAGGTCGCCAACCACTCGTACAGCCACCATGCCTTCACCGGCCGCTGCTACGGACTGCCGACCGTTCCAGCGGCCCGCATGCGTGCCGACATGGAGCGCGCGTTCACCGCGTTCCGCGCGGCGGGGGTCGAGCACCCCGTCCCGTACTTCCGCTTCCCCGGCGGCTGCTACGACCGGCGGGCCCTGCGCGCCCTCGCCCCCGGCGGCGTCACCGCCGTCCAGTGGGACGTGGTCAGCGGCGACGCCTTCGCGACGGACCCCTCGGCGGTGGCGCGGCAGGTGCTGGACGGGGTGCGGCCCGGCTCGGTCGTCGTCATGCACTGCACCCGCAGCGCGGCCCCCGCGACGGAACGCGCCCTGCGCACGGTCATCCCGAAGCTACGGGAACGCGGCTACCGCTTCGTCCGGGTGTCGGAGCAGATCAGGGCGGCGGGAGGTGCTGGGACGCGTGGCTAG
- a CDS encoding alpha/beta fold hydrolase — MKLHTHEWGSGDRVAVLVHGIMSDHRTWRRVGPALADKGYRVIGVDLRGHGASGRGEYGAEIFADDLVDTLPVGAELAIGHSLGGLALSLAAERLAPARTVYSDPAWALGGEGVIDPALFVEFRHIPRDVLAKFNPRWGAADVDVEMATLAVWDPDTALSISGAGAVDHTPAAPAVPSLVQVADPSAVVSDALKEELARRGFEVRTVRGAGHTIHRDDFEGFMGSLDGWL; from the coding sequence ATGAAGCTGCACACCCACGAGTGGGGATCCGGCGACCGCGTCGCCGTCCTGGTCCACGGGATCATGTCGGACCACCGCACCTGGCGGCGCGTGGGTCCCGCCCTCGCCGACAAGGGGTACCGGGTGATCGGCGTCGACCTGCGCGGTCACGGCGCGAGCGGACGCGGCGAGTACGGGGCGGAGATCTTCGCGGACGACCTCGTCGACACGCTGCCTGTCGGCGCGGAGCTGGCGATCGGGCACTCGCTCGGCGGGCTCGCCCTGTCCCTCGCGGCGGAGCGGCTCGCGCCCGCGCGGACCGTGTACTCCGATCCGGCGTGGGCGCTCGGCGGCGAGGGCGTGATCGACCCCGCGCTGTTCGTGGAGTTCCGGCACATACCGCGCGACGTCCTCGCGAAGTTCAACCCGCGCTGGGGGGCGGCCGACGTGGACGTCGAGATGGCCACGCTGGCCGTCTGGGACCCGGACACCGCGCTCTCGATATCCGGCGCGGGCGCGGTCGACCACACCCCGGCCGCGCCGGCCGTGCCCTCGCTCGTACAGGTGGCGGACCCGAGCGCCGTCGTCTCCGACGCACTCAAGGAGGAGCTGGCGCGGCGCGGGTTCGAGGTGCGCACGGTGCGGGGGGCGGGGCACACGATTCACCGGGACGACTTCGAGGGGTTCATGGGATCGCTGGACGGCTGGCTGTAA
- a CDS encoding ABC transporter encodes MPALLRYQTALLVRSQRWLPPVILYAVFLGIGVQGGQPILDSLAYAAGALLPVAAWLVRICVSNEPPAARSCSAAAAGPGRAHLASLLAGFLASSALGGAAALVVTVISDAASTNSRVPVPRLSAGVTGLLAMLVSASLGTALGALANWPLLRSAGRAVPAMLLGALLLLVTTGSPAKSVLTDLTTGSREGTVPLPLGALAGALAVAAAAMWGACALSSRRG; translated from the coding sequence CTGCCTGCTCTGCTGCGGTACCAGACCGCCCTGCTCGTCCGCTCCCAGCGCTGGCTTCCCCCGGTGATCCTCTACGCCGTCTTCCTCGGCATCGGCGTACAGGGCGGCCAGCCGATCCTGGACTCGCTCGCGTACGCCGCCGGGGCCCTGTTGCCCGTGGCCGCCTGGCTGGTGCGGATCTGCGTGTCCAACGAGCCGCCCGCCGCCCGGAGTTGTTCCGCCGCGGCCGCGGGGCCCGGGCGCGCGCATCTCGCCTCGCTGCTCGCCGGGTTCCTCGCGTCGTCCGCGCTCGGCGGTGCGGCGGCACTCGTCGTGACGGTCATCAGTGACGCGGCGAGCACGAACTCGCGGGTGCCGGTGCCGCGGCTCTCCGCCGGGGTGACGGGGCTGCTGGCGATGCTGGTCAGCGCGTCGCTCGGCACGGCGCTCGGGGCGCTGGCCAACTGGCCGCTGCTGCGTTCCGCGGGGCGGGCCGTGCCCGCGATGCTGCTCGGCGCGCTGCTCCTGCTCGTCACCACGGGTTCCCCGGCGAAGTCGGTCCTCACCGACCTGACCACGGGTTCGCGGGAGGGCACGGTGCCGCTGCCACTGGGTGCGCTCGCGGGGGCGCTCGCCGTCGCGGCGGCCGCGATGTGGGGGGCGTGCGCGCTCAGTTCGCGGCGGGGGTGA
- a CDS encoding DUF4142 domain-containing protein, producing the protein MRLRTINGTGLIVAGLVATVAALLFPLWSYEDRSGTPLDLLDTDTVSTDFGPLSALDRDFITKVRLAGLWELPAGQQAEERGTTKAVRTAGKHLVDGHTFLDARVREVATRLDLELPSQPNAQQRDWLAELSGARGETYNEEFANILRRAHGKVFSVVADVRANTRNSLVRTLADDTNTTVLDHITVLEETGLVDFEGLARDAASTGPDAPATRSPAPPGPTDAPGSANPVTPSPTFPLPPAASRPKPGTD; encoded by the coding sequence ATGCGATTACGAACCATCAACGGCACCGGCCTCATCGTCGCGGGACTCGTCGCGACCGTGGCCGCCCTGCTCTTCCCCCTCTGGTCCTACGAGGACCGCTCGGGCACCCCGCTCGACCTGCTCGACACCGACACCGTGTCCACCGACTTCGGGCCGCTCTCCGCCCTGGACCGGGACTTCATCACCAAAGTCCGCCTCGCGGGCCTGTGGGAGCTGCCCGCCGGGCAGCAGGCCGAGGAGCGCGGCACCACGAAGGCCGTGCGGACCGCGGGCAAGCACCTCGTGGACGGCCACACGTTCCTCGACGCGCGCGTACGCGAGGTCGCCACCCGGCTCGACCTGGAACTGCCGAGCCAGCCGAACGCGCAACAGCGCGACTGGCTGGCGGAGTTGAGCGGTGCCCGCGGGGAGACGTACAACGAGGAGTTCGCGAACATCCTGCGCCGCGCGCACGGCAAGGTGTTCTCCGTCGTCGCCGACGTGCGCGCGAACACCCGCAACTCGCTGGTGCGCACGCTGGCCGACGACACGAACACGACCGTCCTCGACCACATCACGGTCCTGGAGGAGACCGGCCTCGTCGACTTCGAGGGCCTCGCCCGGGACGCGGCGAGCACCGGCCCCGACGCCCCCGCGACCCGCTCACCGGCCCCGCCGGGCCCCACGGACGCCCCCGGCTCCGCGAATCCGGTCACCCCGTCGCCCACGTTCCCACTGCCGCCCGCGGCGTCCCGGCCCAAGCCCGGGACCGACTGA
- a CDS encoding alpha/beta hydrolase, protein MRAAAARYGTAGSLVLTALVAAPAGSATGTPPSPEAHGVAVAAQRAEAAGIHWGTCAKAEGLPPSVRCGTVTVPLDYAHPDGKRIKLTVSRTKATKKRAGKAVARQGALVYNPGGPGASGTYFPLVGVMPEWKRIAAAYDLVGYAPRGVDRSAPLSCQDPKDFSHAPSQAPTHPDHAYKQERIARAKAYARGCVQRNPGVRHFTTLNNARDLDVLRAALGEKKLTFMGASYGTYFGAVYATLYPSHVRRMVFDSAVNPDPEQVWYRNNLDQSLAFERRWADFRTWVAKHDKTYHLGRTADDVLRSYEKADAALARKPAGGKVGPGQLQSAFLQAGYYDDYWPMRAAALSAYLKGDPKPLIEQAAPEPRGAAQSENGNAVYTAVECNDAPWPTDFATWDRDNSELARVAPFETWDNAWMNLPCAYWEAPRQQPLDVGTPAGALPPTLILAAERDAATPYEGAQELNRRLSGSALVTERAAGTHGIAGGPNKCVNDHLNAYLLEGRLPVRRAASCAPHKEPRPSTAVRAAELPRER, encoded by the coding sequence ATGAGAGCAGCCGCCGCCCGGTACGGAACCGCCGGGTCCCTGGTCCTGACCGCCCTCGTCGCCGCCCCCGCGGGCAGCGCGACCGGCACCCCTCCCTCCCCCGAGGCGCACGGCGTCGCCGTCGCCGCCCAGCGCGCCGAGGCCGCCGGGATCCACTGGGGCACCTGTGCCAAGGCTGAGGGCCTCCCCCCGTCCGTCCGGTGCGGCACCGTCACCGTGCCGCTCGACTACGCCCACCCCGACGGCAAGCGCATCAAGCTGACCGTCAGCCGCACGAAGGCCACGAAGAAGAGAGCGGGCAAGGCGGTCGCACGCCAGGGCGCGCTGGTCTACAACCCGGGCGGCCCCGGCGCGTCGGGCACGTACTTCCCGCTGGTGGGCGTCATGCCCGAGTGGAAGCGCATCGCGGCGGCGTACGACCTGGTCGGCTACGCGCCGCGCGGGGTCGACAGGTCCGCGCCCCTCTCCTGCCAGGACCCGAAGGACTTCTCGCACGCGCCCTCCCAGGCGCCCACGCACCCCGACCACGCGTACAAGCAGGAGCGGATCGCGCGCGCCAAGGCGTACGCGCGGGGGTGTGTGCAACGCAACCCCGGCGTACGCCACTTCACCACGCTGAACAACGCACGCGACCTGGACGTGCTGCGGGCGGCGCTCGGCGAGAAGAAGCTGACGTTCATGGGGGCGTCGTACGGCACGTACTTCGGGGCGGTCTACGCGACGCTGTACCCGTCGCACGTGCGCCGCATGGTCTTCGACTCGGCGGTCAACCCCGACCCCGAGCAGGTCTGGTACCGCAACAACCTCGACCAGTCGCTGGCGTTCGAGCGGCGGTGGGCGGACTTCCGCACCTGGGTGGCCAAGCACGACAAGACGTACCACCTGGGCAGGACGGCCGACGACGTCCTGCGCAGCTACGAGAAGGCGGACGCCGCGCTGGCCCGCAAGCCCGCGGGCGGCAAGGTCGGCCCCGGGCAGCTGCAATCCGCGTTCCTCCAGGCCGGGTACTACGACGACTACTGGCCGATGCGTGCGGCGGCCCTCTCCGCGTACCTGAAGGGCGACCCGAAGCCGCTCATCGAGCAGGCCGCGCCCGAGCCTCGCGGCGCCGCCCAGAGCGAGAACGGCAACGCGGTCTATACGGCTGTCGAGTGCAACGACGCGCCCTGGCCCACGGACTTCGCGACCTGGGACCGCGACAACTCGGAGCTCGCGCGCGTGGCGCCCTTCGAGACGTGGGACAACGCGTGGATGAACCTGCCGTGCGCCTACTGGGAGGCGCCCCGGCAGCAGCCCCTCGACGTGGGCACGCCCGCGGGCGCGCTGCCGCCGACGCTGATCCTGGCCGCCGAACGCGACGCGGCGACGCCGTACGAGGGCGCCCAGGAGCTGAACCGCAGACTGTCGGGCTCGGCCCTGGTCACCGAACGCGCCGCCGGCACGCACGGCATCGCGGGCGGCCCCAACAAGTGCGTCAACGACCACCTGAACGCCTACCTCCTGGAGGGCAGGCTCCCCGTACGGCGCGCGGCGTCGTGCGCACCGCACAAGGAGCCCCGTCCGTCGACCGCTGTGCGGGCGGCGGAACTTCCCAGGGAACGCTAG
- a CDS encoding TIGR04222 domain-containing membrane protein → MTIVAMVYTVVVSLAAVELIRGVAAARRTGSPYRGRRPLDAEHGVHVRGTLEAAFLAGGPARAADALIAGLHEDGRLVVAGPGVVGITGSVGRNAAEQAVIDAHAAAPSGALHRLRMAVMRSLPVQETGEGLARRGLLVRPGRRRKWRVRAGRQIVLTFFGFVGCAVAALLLSADSLALPGGSGSPLVDILVLLPGALFGIVSGVICRGVTSKQLTVAGRYALRQYVASTRHLPGAAHQVATRGLSRAHPDIRSQLIAAARLPVPPAVPADPGRSGHRNAPAWNAQGGGTPAWCGLDAGDDSGGFACSGSGGPSCSGGGSSCGGGGGGGSSCGGGGGGSSCGGGGGGSS, encoded by the coding sequence ATGACCATCGTGGCGATGGTGTACACGGTCGTGGTCTCGCTCGCCGCCGTCGAGCTGATCCGGGGTGTGGCGGCGGCCCGCCGCACCGGTTCCCCGTACCGGGGGAGGCGGCCGCTCGACGCCGAGCACGGTGTCCACGTACGCGGAACGCTGGAGGCCGCCTTCCTCGCCGGCGGTCCCGCCCGCGCCGCGGACGCGCTGATCGCGGGTCTGCACGAGGACGGCCGCCTGGTCGTCGCGGGCCCCGGCGTCGTCGGGATCACCGGGTCCGTCGGCAGGAACGCCGCCGAGCAGGCGGTCATCGACGCCCACGCCGCGGCGCCGAGCGGTGCGCTGCACCGGCTGCGGATGGCCGTGATGCGCAGCCTGCCGGTGCAGGAGACGGGTGAGGGGCTGGCCCGCCGGGGTCTTCTGGTGCGGCCGGGACGCCGGCGGAAGTGGCGCGTCCGGGCCGGGAGGCAGATCGTCCTGACCTTCTTCGGGTTCGTGGGTTGCGCTGTCGCGGCTCTGCTGTTGTCCGCCGACAGCCTCGCGCTGCCGGGCGGTTCGGGGTCACCCCTCGTCGACATCCTGGTCCTGCTGCCCGGCGCCCTGTTCGGCATCGTGAGCGGCGTGATCTGTCGCGGGGTCACTTCGAAGCAGCTCACGGTGGCGGGACGGTACGCGCTGCGGCAGTACGTCGCCTCGACGCGCCATCTGCCCGGCGCCGCGCACCAGGTGGCGACGCGCGGCCTCTCGCGGGCCCACCCGGACATCCGCTCCCAGCTGATCGCGGCGGCCCGGCTCCCCGTCCCGCCCGCCGTCCCCGCCGACCCCGGCAGGTCCGGGCACCGGAACGCGCCCGCGTGGAACGCACAGGGTGGCGGCACACCGGCCTGGTGCGGTTTGGACGCGGGCGACGACAGCGGTGGCTTCGCCTGCTCGGGCAGTGGCGGCCCCTCCTGCTCGGGCGGCGGCTCGTCGTGCGGCGGGGGCGGGGGCGGTGGATCCTCCTGCGGCGGGGGCGGTGGGGGCTCGTCCTGCGGGGGCGGCGGAGGCGGGTCGTCCTGA
- a CDS encoding DUF692 domain-containing protein has protein sequence MGQLGKRLGTGIGWRPEIAGAVEDMPGIDWVEVVAENVCPGHLPDSLLRLRERGVTVVPHGVSLGLGGAERPDEGRLTALAERVEALGAPLVTEHIAYVRAGGALTATQPLEAGHLLPVPRTRDALDVLCENVRIAQDALPVPLAVENIAALVSWPGEEMTEGQFLYELVERTGVRLLIDVANLHTNHVNRGEDPGKALDELPVEAIAYVHVAGGFERDGVWHDSHAHPVPEPVLAVLADLASRVSPPGVLLERDENFPEPGGLERELDAIRTTVKTSGDAVVDVLGERRDVPAASDAARQRTAVAEAALLSALVAGTPAPEGFDHARLKVQSHALAAKRADVVAKVAPELPEILGAAYRGEFLAYARTRPMTGGYRHDALDFAWHLMLAGRPEDADARRRLRDWWLERSGPAPLSRRPAARLLRATRRALLRR, from the coding sequence ATGGGGCAGCTGGGGAAGCGGCTGGGAACGGGGATCGGCTGGCGGCCCGAGATCGCGGGCGCCGTGGAGGACATGCCCGGCATCGACTGGGTCGAGGTCGTCGCGGAGAACGTGTGTCCCGGGCATCTGCCCGACTCTCTGCTGCGGCTGCGCGAGCGCGGTGTGACCGTCGTGCCGCACGGTGTCTCGCTGGGTCTCGGTGGCGCGGAACGTCCCGACGAGGGGCGGCTCACGGCGCTGGCCGAGCGGGTCGAGGCTCTCGGGGCGCCGCTGGTGACCGAGCACATCGCGTACGTACGGGCGGGCGGCGCCCTCACCGCGACGCAACCGCTCGAAGCCGGGCACCTGCTGCCGGTGCCGCGCACGCGCGACGCGCTGGATGTCCTCTGCGAGAACGTTCGGATCGCGCAGGACGCGCTGCCCGTGCCGCTCGCCGTGGAGAACATCGCGGCGCTGGTCTCCTGGCCGGGCGAGGAGATGACGGAGGGGCAGTTCCTGTACGAGCTGGTCGAGCGCACCGGCGTACGGCTCCTCATCGATGTCGCCAACCTCCACACCAATCACGTCAACCGCGGTGAGGACCCGGGCAAGGCACTCGATGAACTGCCGGTCGAGGCCATCGCGTACGTCCATGTGGCGGGCGGTTTCGAGCGGGACGGCGTCTGGCACGACAGTCACGCGCACCCCGTGCCGGAGCCGGTGCTCGCGGTCCTCGCCGACCTCGCGTCGCGTGTTTCCCCGCCCGGGGTCCTGCTGGAACGGGATGAGAACTTTCCTGAACCGGGCGGGCTGGAGCGGGAGTTGGATGCCATTCGTACGACGGTGAAGACGTCCGGCGATGCCGTCGTGGACGTCCTCGGCGAGCGCCGTGACGTTCCTGCCGCCTCCGACGCCGCCCGTCAGCGCACCGCCGTCGCCGAGGCCGCCCTCCTCTCCGCGCTCGTCGCGGGCACCCCGGCGCCCGAGGGCTTCGACCACGCGCGGCTGAAGGTGCAGAGCCACGCCCTGGCCGCCAAGCGGGCCGACGTCGTCGCGAAGGTCGCGCCGGAGCTGCCGGAGATCCTCGGCGCGGCGTACCGCGGCGAGTTCCTCGCGTACGCGAGGACGCGGCCCATGACCGGCGGCTACCGGCACGACGCGCTGGACTTCGCCTGGCACCTGATGCTCGCGGGACGCCCCGAGGACGCGGACGCCCGGCGGAGGTTGCGCGACTGGTGGCTGGAGCGTTCGGGGCCCGCCCCGCTGTCGCGGCGCCCCGCGGCGCGACTGCTGCGGGCCACCCGCCGGGCCCTGTTGAGGCGGTGA
- a CDS encoding TIGR04222 domain-containing membrane protein yields the protein MFWVPLLLLACAAAGLSCGRLCLATSRAAAQERSASRGHELTLYETAFLSGGPSRVADVTLVAMARARRLLIAHTGWATVVDPVGRDDMERSVLGAIGPAGQSPIAPIRLGAAAAHPVRALADRLVAAGLAVPDGLGAGVAAAVRQVWAATGVVLALGTVAVLMPAQGPVPSGPASNGQVPVAVWFALPLLLCTACLVIARVEVHPYTRWASPAGQRLLGAVPAGGEELTAVAVRGVRATGDPGLRAAFSHRPHRPRK from the coding sequence ATGTTCTGGGTCCCTCTGCTCCTCCTCGCCTGCGCCGCGGCCGGTCTGTCCTGTGGTCGGCTCTGTCTCGCCACGAGCCGCGCCGCCGCCCAGGAGCGGTCCGCGAGCCGCGGGCACGAACTCACCCTGTACGAGACGGCGTTCCTCTCCGGAGGCCCGTCCCGCGTCGCCGACGTGACGCTCGTCGCGATGGCCAGGGCGCGTCGGCTGCTGATCGCGCACACCGGCTGGGCGACCGTCGTCGACCCTGTCGGCCGCGACGACATGGAGCGTTCGGTGCTCGGCGCGATCGGTCCTGCCGGGCAGTCGCCGATAGCGCCGATACGGCTTGGTGCCGCGGCCGCCCACCCGGTGCGGGCGCTCGCGGACCGGCTCGTCGCGGCGGGGCTGGCCGTCCCGGACGGCCTGGGGGCGGGGGTCGCGGCGGCCGTGCGGCAGGTGTGGGCGGCGACGGGCGTCGTACTCGCCCTGGGCACCGTGGCGGTGCTGATGCCCGCGCAGGGCCCGGTGCCGTCCGGTCCGGCGTCGAACGGTCAGGTGCCGGTCGCGGTCTGGTTCGCGCTGCCGCTGCTGCTCTGCACGGCCTGCCTGGTCATCGCGCGCGTCGAGGTGCATCCGTACACGCGGTGGGCGTCCCCCGCGGGCCAGCGGCTCCTCGGGGCGGTGCCCGCGGGCGGCGAGGAGCTCACGGCCGTCGCCGTGCGCGGGGTCCGCGCCACGGGGGACCCGGGGCTGCGGGCGGCGTTCTCGCACCGGCCGCACCGGCCGCGCAAGTGA
- a CDS encoding peptidyl-tRNA hydrolase has protein sequence MSSEEPTTPAPQDARDEAPQFVLPLVAHIERAAPPARTDALETAARAVLTILSDERSLGEGPWAQAMHDWQDARIRKVVRRARGAEWRRAEALPGITVTGKSAEVRVYPPVPLDGWPKDLARLQVSGTELDDPEPPAGADPAYPVLWMSPEVDMSAGKSMAQAGHGAQLAWWELSPEDRAAWRDAGFPLSVRTADASRWRALTTSGLPVVRDAGFTEITPGSCTVVADHPALRRGHQS, from the coding sequence GTGAGCAGCGAAGAACCGACGACCCCCGCACCACAGGACGCCCGCGACGAGGCCCCGCAGTTCGTGCTGCCGCTGGTCGCCCACATCGAGCGCGCCGCTCCCCCGGCCCGCACGGACGCCCTGGAGACCGCGGCCCGCGCCGTCCTGACCATCCTGAGCGACGAGCGGTCCCTCGGTGAAGGCCCGTGGGCGCAGGCGATGCACGACTGGCAGGACGCCCGGATCCGCAAGGTGGTGCGCAGGGCGCGCGGCGCGGAGTGGCGCAGGGCCGAGGCGCTGCCGGGCATCACGGTCACCGGCAAGTCGGCGGAGGTGCGGGTCTACCCGCCGGTGCCCCTCGACGGCTGGCCCAAGGACCTGGCACGCCTCCAGGTGTCGGGCACGGAGCTCGACGACCCGGAGCCCCCGGCCGGGGCCGATCCGGCGTACCCCGTCCTGTGGATGAGCCCCGAGGTCGACATGTCGGCGGGCAAGTCCATGGCGCAGGCCGGGCACGGCGCGCAGCTGGCCTGGTGGGAACTGTCCCCCGAGGACCGCGCGGCCTGGCGCGACGCGGGCTTCCCCCTCTCGGTCCGCACCGCCGACGCGTCCCGCTGGCGCGCCCTCACGACGAGCGGCCTCCCGGTGGTCCGCGACGCGGGCTTCACCGAGATCACCCCGGGTTCATGCACGGTGGTGGCCGACCACCCGGCCCTGCGTCGCGGGCACCAGTCCTGA